The following DNA comes from Mesorhizobium sp. B2-1-8.
CCACGAAACCGGGCACCGCGTCGAGTTGTTCGAAAGCGGTTGCCATCAGATCAGAACTCCGCCGCCGAACGAGAAGAACGACAGGAAGAAGCTCGATGCCGCGAAGGCGATCGACAGGCCAAAGACGATCTGGATCAGCCGCCGAAAGCCCCCCGACGTATCACCGAAGGCAAGGGTCAGTCCCGTTACGATGATAATGATCACGGCAATGATCTTGGAGACGGGGCCCTCGATCGACTGAAGGATCTTCTCCAGCGGCTGTTCCCACGGCATCGACGAACCGGCGGCATTGGCGACCGGGGCTGCCATGAGAAAGACGATGAAGCTTGTGGCCGCTGTAGCCAGGTGCTCGCGCGAAAGCTTGCGGATCATGAATTGTCTCCTGTGTTGTTCGGGGTGGCTTGGGA
Coding sequences within:
- a CDS encoding TrbC/VirB2 family protein; this encodes MIRKLSREHLATAATSFIVFLMAAPVANAAGSSMPWEQPLEKILQSIEGPVSKIIAVIIIIVTGLTLAFGDTSGGFRRLIQIVFGLSIAFAASSFFLSFFSFGGGVLI